A genomic region of Tamandua tetradactyla isolate mTamTet1 chromosome 2, mTamTet1.pri, whole genome shotgun sequence contains the following coding sequences:
- the TRMO gene encoding tRNA (adenine(37)-N6)-methyltransferase, with the protein MRNSEESGSRAVATSCGCVKPALETGNLLTDPIGYLESCFSAKNGTPRQPSICSHSRACLRIRKSIFNNPEHSLMGLEQFSHVWILFVFHKNGRLSHKAKVQPPRLNGAKTGVFSTRSPHRPNAIGLTLAKLEKVEGGTVHLSGIDMVHGTPVLDIKPYIADYDSPRDPRKPPGHMYSQDDQCKPASVSWSDGPPGNCDGLQPCSRTEERPQCPGARAPEGKYTVHEGHNSPECGEMATDFRLYSGRDDSPRVAEGPLGPDLPEESSSEAGAGAGMRRGEEVAVLQGGGAQQRPVATGSPSRAAGSTHCSEVPAWVRAAPVAPLAVRFTPHAEMDLLRLSSEGAPDLGGTSFKYFRSAEEAQRAIEAVLSADPRSVYRRKLCQDRLFYFTVDVAHVTCWFGDGFVEVLRIRRASTAAPGTDPTESSVSPGS; encoded by the exons GGAATCTTTTAACTGACCCAATTGGCTACTTGGAATCATGTTTCTCAGCCAAGAATGGGACCCCAAGGCAGCCGTCCATTTGTAGCCATTCCCGGGCTTGCCTGAGGATTAGGAAGAGCATCTTTAATAATCCTGAGCACTCCTTAATGGGCTTGGAACAGTTTTCTCATGTTTG gattttgtttgtttttcataaaaatggTCGTTTGAGCCATAAGGCGAAAGTACAGCCTCCCAGGCTGAATGGTGCAAAGACTGGGGTTTTCTCCACAAGGAGCCCTCATCGCCCCAATGCAATAGGACTGACCCTGGCCAAGCTGGAAAAGGTGGAAG GGGGCACTGTGCACCTCTCTGGAATCGACATGGTGCATGGCACCCCTGTACTGGACATAAAGCCCTACATAGCAGATTACGACTCTCCGCGGGATCCAAGGAAGCCACCTGGACACATGTACTCGCAGGATGACCAGTGTAAGCCAGCTTCTGTGTCCTGGTCTGACGGCCCACCTGGCAACTGTGACGGGCTGCAGCCCTGCAGCCGCACTGAGGAGAGACCCCAGTGTCCTGGAGCCAGAGCTCCAGAGGGCAAGTACACTGTACACGAGGGACACAACTCGCCGGAGTGTGGGGAGATGGCCACAGACTTTCGTTTATACTCAGGACGTGATGACAGTCCCAGGGTGGCAGAAGGGCCGCTTGGACCAGACCTCCCAGAGGAGAGCTCTTCGGAGGCGGGGGCAGGTGCAGGGATGAGGCGTGGGGAAGAAGTGGCCGTCCTTCAGGGAGGCGGAGCTCAGCAGCGGCCTGTGGCTACAGGCTCCCCTTCCCGGGCGGCTGGCAGCACCCATTGCAGTGAGGTGCCCGCCTGGGTGAGGGCGGCCCCCGTGGCGCCGTTAGCCGTCCGCTTTACTCCCCACGCTGAGATGGACCTCTTGCGTCTCAGTTCGGAGGGTGCACCAG ACCTCGGTGGGACTTCCTTTAAGTATTTCCGATCAGCCGAGGAGGCACAGCGTGCCATCGAGGCCGTGCTGTCAGCTGACCCTCGGTCCGTGTATCGCCGGAAGCTCTGCCAGGACCGCCTTTTCTACTTCACCGTAGACGTAGCCCACGTCACCTGCTGGTTTGGCGACGGCTTTGTGGAAGTCCTCAGGATCAGGCGGGCCTCCACAGCCGCGCCGGGGACTGACCCTACGGAGTCCTCAGTGTCTCCAGGATCTTAA